CTTGTGCCGAGGTCTTCATATTTTTAAGAAACCTTTCCATAAATTCTCCCGTGATTAATTATTATTGTATTAGCAAAAATGTACGACTTACATTATTTGTGTTTGCATATGCAAAGAAACAATAAACAAAACATATTGATTGAATGATACGATTAGGCACTTAAACTTACTCCACATTGTGCTTCACTGCTGTCACAGAAATAATCCTCCCCTAATTAGATATGAATAGCAGCAAATTGTTCCCAATTGTAATAGCTTCAAATTTTAAGACCCTAGCCATACAATTAGAAAAATTGAAATTCCTACACACAGTTGACTAGTTGAGATTTCAGATTTGAGAGAGATCGACATTTATCAAGTGCTGAGATGAGAGTTGAGACGTGCCTCAAATTTCCAACAATCCCTGAGTGTGGCGAGGGTAGAGATGACCGGCTAGCGATGCTTGAACAATGGCGACTGGGCGGACCGGCGGCTGGCCGAGCGACGGAGAAGGGCCGAGAGCGGCGGCGCTGTGAGGGTTGAGGCGCCGAGCGGACGAGCAACCGAACAGGCGCACGAACAGGCGCACGTACAGGTATACAGCCGTATTGGGGATCGATAGCTTTTTTTTTTGGCAACATGCGCACGTACTGACGTACAGGACCAGGGATCGATTAATCTATAGCTGGGCTGGCGGGTGTCCAGGTCCAAAAATTACCGGTGTCCAGCCCAAAAACTTGGACTATGTACTATAAGCTAAGCACGTATTTTACCCGGTGCCAGTGACACCGGGTGAGATAACGTAGCTCCGCCCCTGTAACCTAGTATTTGGACCTTGCAGCGAATCGATCTTTGTGATTTCATATAAGTAGAACCAGGAGGGGGGACCTTCGTGATGTTCTAAAAAATCTACGTTACATTCGGTCGTTTCGGACCATCATATCAAGCTCAATTCACCTAACTCACTCGTTCTTCTCTCCAATTTTCTCTCATGCGTGCAACGAAGCCTCATTTCATTAACCTTCTTTATGTGGCCCTTCATTATAATAAGAGAAGTTTTGGTGATCTTGAAGACTCCACTTCCACGGTTCCACCTGAATACATGTACCATCTGTTATTATCAAGGGCACTTAGCGAGGTGCCATATATGTATGTAGTCTATATTTTCTCACTTCTGTGTGAGTGGCGATCGACATCTTACACAATGGTAACAGATCTGTCTTTATGGACAATGAGCAAAATTGACGAGGAAGCTTGCCCATCCAGATAATTATGGCACTTCGCGAGAAGGTAATCAATCTGGACAATGGAACCAACCCCGACAAGTCAATGTGGTagttttttccaaaaaaaaaaaaaaagagtcaGTATGGTAGTTGGCGAGGCAATTGACCTGAATGACAAGCATGAACACATGGAACCATGCACATTGTTGGGGTTGTCATCTTCTAGTCGGGTGTGCCAGGCTAATGGGTTGGTGGCATCGAACGACATTTGCCACCAGTTCCTTTTTCCACAAAATGGCATGAACACTATCTTTAAGTAAGAGACTGCGAGCATATTAACATGGTATGCCCTTTTCAGTACGGAGCAAAGTTCTGGAAAAAACCTTTTTTTTCGACGGGCAATCAAAGGACATTCTAGGTACTCTACCATTTTCCGTTATCATTGCATTGAATGACCAACCCTAAGTTTGCAACGCAAAAGGCATGTTTTGGCCTTTCACGAACATCAACTTCATACTGCATACCCGCACCAGACCGGGATGAAAAACCCAAAACCTAGCATGAGTGGTTGGATCTGGAGACGATGACACTTGTGCATGTTATCAACGATTCCGGTTGAAGTTTTGTTGCCCGTGGTTGCCAACGATGGTGGTCAATGTGGATATTCTATTGCCTGGAGTTGCCAACGATGATGGTTGGAGATTTTGCTACTGAATGATGTTAATTGCTTTGATACGATTTCAAGGGTCATGTGACTTTTTTAGTATATACTTTCAGTAGTGACCAAAACGCACTTATATTTTTTTTACGAAGGGGGTAGTTTGGTTGTGCTCAGTGTCTAATGTAGCTCTTCTTCGAATTGTGTTAATCTGGAGCCTTGGTGCATTTTGATTTTAGTATACTGATTTGTAACAAAAGAGTATTTTATAAAGAAATCAATTATTTAATTTTAGAACACTGATTGGAGATGTAACGTAAGAGAATGAGCCAAATTAATGTCTGGTAAGGTAACGAATAAACGAATTTGTATTCATAATAATCTCATGCATCCGTAACAAGATTACATCGCATGGTCCAGCAAAGAATCATGGAAATAATCTCTCCAGTATAAACACGCGAAAACAGAGCACCGAGAGCAGAGTCTCGCTCCGTCTAGAACACGATGGCGGCGGCGACCgcgccggcgacggcgaggaAGCTGACGGAGGAGGTGTACACGGCGGAGCTGGCGGGGGTGCCACTGGGTGCGCCGGCAGGTGCGCCCTCGGGTGTGGCGGAGACCGCGGACGGGGTCATCGCGGAGGGAGCGTCGGTCGGGGCGTCGGTGGGAGGCGCCGGGGGAGAGGCCATCGGGGACGGCGACGCGGCGGTGGGCGGCGTGGCGACCGGCGCAGGGGCGGTGGCCGGGGACCTCGCAGGCGGTGCGGGGAGAGGCGCCGCACCGGGGGCCTGCGCGGCGGCGGTGACGGCCAGGAGCGCCacgatggcggcgacgacggcgaagCGGGCCATCAGGTTGGCGCAGGCGGTGATCGGTGGAAGACTTTGGCTAGGATTGCAGAGCAGGAGGTAATGTTTTAGGCTCTGCGTAGAAGATGTGTGAGGAAGCTGCGAGTTGTGTGTGCTGGTAGCGAGGGGATTGGCAGCTACTTATAGCAGGAGGGACGCGTATTCTGCCCGTTAACCACGGCTGTCTCGGGCTGTAACGTTCGAATCTCGCGAGATCCCGCGCGGCATCAACGCGGACGCTGTCAATGGACTGTACAGCAACGACGCGTGAGACCAGACTGTCGCCGTGCTGCCATTTTCATGCCCGCCACCTCTCTTCCCGGAGAGGCGCCGCGCCAGCCAAGTTGACCCTTGGCACCGTGTCGCGGCGAGACAGGGTAACGACTAGTTCGACCCATCTACTCCTTCGCTCTGCGATCACTCAAAACGACCTCAGCTCAAAAAAGAAAGTGTTCGCGATCTCCAACACTAGGTTTTTTTTTTGACAACACTACGTATTTGATGATTCGTAGGGTAGTCGTGTAGCTAGCGTTTTGTGAGCTTTCCAATTTCTTTGCTGGAATgctggtggtgttgcaagtttattATTACTAGCTGGTTATTACTGCCTCTACTGGGAAAATATATAATGGGAACAAAAAAGACAATGTTGTTGTGCTTTGGTTATTCGGCTCTGGTTTCCACCAACGGAAAGTTGGCTAGTTTCCGACTTGTTGGGGAGCATATGGAACCCTATGTGGCTGGAAATGGGGCGTTCTGCCGGTCCCCTCCGACATTTTCTTCTCTGATGTGGCAATTTGTTGTGTAGATCGTGGCCGCCGGCCTATTCTCGTCTACATCGACGACTTCTTGCACATTGCTTCTATAAGCTCTTGGGTTCAAACAAGTTTGCTCTGCTAAGACGGAGGTACAAAGACGGCAACAAGCTTTGCTCACATTGTGTCATCGGAGGATGCAGGAGGAAAAAGATTGTgatgcaatttttttaatttctccAAGAATGTTTATGTAAGACGGAGGGACAAAGATGCAACAAGCTTTGCTCACAGTGTGTCATCGGAGGTACAAAGAAGGATTTGTGCTACTTAATATATAacattttttgcaaaaaaaaatacaCAATAGGAACATGAAATAAATATGTGAATTGTTTACAATATTTAGAAAGGACGAAAAAACACTAGACAGTCCAAGAAACATATGTGGTGAAAACACAAAGAAGAGAAAAATAAAGGAAGAAACAAAGGAGTGCACATAATTATAGTGATTTCTCCGTTTCGATGTCTGTATTGGAGGGCTTCGTGTCGAATTGGCCGGAATACCAATTCAACAAGAAAACTAAATGCCATGAATACGAATTCGCTTGTTTGATTGTCCACTGGGTTGTATCGGGGAATCCAAGTGAGTTTTCAATACCAAATATTGTTTGGATGACAAACTATGGAATGGCATAGTTGCATGGATTATGTGCCTTGGATATTCGATTTTACCGTTTGATTTCGTTCAGGTGTGAAAGAAGTCGGCGAATAGTATTGGAACCCATGGGTTTGCGCACCCATGCTAAGGATATAGTCGCTCAGCCTACCGCTAACGCGCCTACCATCATCGTCACGCCAGGTCATGCGCACGTCGTCATCGTGAAGTTGCTCAACTGCCCCCTCGTTGCCGATGCGCTTCAACCCGCACGACACTTGACAATCACTCTCGGCGCTGGCGTCGTTCGAGGCACATGAACAGTCCTCCTCCATCTTGTGGTCGCCGCCTCTTATCCACTCGTTGCAGAAGCGGTATGTTTTGCATGAGTTGAGGATAGAGGATAATTTCAGAGGAATACAAGAGTGTGGGGGTTCTGATTTGTTTCATGAAGGTGCTACTGTTGCTCAATATTCGTTGGTATTGAGATTAGATTCCATTTCTCAATTCAAAAGTCATCCAAACAGCTGTATTGAAAAGGCCCAATACCAATTCCGAATCCAGGGCTTCAATACATATATCCAAATGGGgtgttagagcaactctagctGATACTATAAAATTGTGTACCGTAAAATGGATTTAAGGTATACCTTAAAACATTTTTACAGTATAGAGCGGGTACCGGTAGAACATGTATTGTAAAAAACCGTTTCAGGTCAGATGTGGAGCTCACGCAGTATTCGCTGAATTTACAGTAGGGTCCTGAAAAATAGCACAAAGCATCctaaaaatagaaaataaatgaCAATTGGGCCCCGGAGGGAAGGAGAGCCGAATTACCTAGTCGCTCAGGTCGCAGCCGGCGGTAGCCCTGGCACGCCGTCACTGACGCCATCCATCGGCTGGACAGGCCGGGCGTGGAGCTCTAGAGGCGTCGAAGGAATACGCGTGTCGCCGCCAATGCAGCCCGACCTCAAGATGGACGTCGGTTGCCTCCAGCAGCTTGATGGCGACGCACGGGAGGTGGGGGTCGACCAGCAAGATTGGTGTCGGCAGAGGCGCAAGTGGCGACTCAAACTTCACCCCCGCCAAGCCCGCGCGGGTATTGTCTATGCACAAAAAGAGGCTGTCAATACTCTAGATGTGATGCACTAAAAGAGCCCGCGCGGAAGGCTGGTGCTGCTGAAAACAAGGCTCACCTCCCTTGCAGTATATATGATGACGATACACAAGTTGCCCACGTGGGTGTTAAAGCGCATGATTGAAATCTGCCGCTCTTGGCTGTGGAATGGCGACAATTTGAGTAACAACGGCGGAAAACGTCGGGTAGCTTGGAACTTGATCTGCCGCCCCAAGCATCTTGGTGGCTTGGGCGTTCTTGATCTGACTAAATTTGGTAGAGCTCTGAGACTTCGATGGCTATGGATGGCTTGGCAACGGCCGCCTTGGCCGTGGGCTGGCACTCCTCTGCCTTGCTCCAACGAGGAAAGACAGCTCTCTGCAATGGCCACGGAAATAACAATTGGGGACGGCAAAAGGGCCAACTTCTGGCATGATCGTTGGCTGCAAGGATCCTGCCCAAAGACGATTGCTCCATCACTATTCGCAATTTCAACACGGAAAAATTGTTCGGTCTGTGAGGCGCTGAAGGATGAAACGTGGCTACATGACCTTGCCCGGAGCCTTTCCGAACACATGGTCCCTGAGCTCACCGACCTAGCTGCTAGAATTTCCCATGTGGTGCTCCTAGAGGACCAACCGGACATCATCACCTGGAGGTTTGCGAATGAGCACGAGTACAGCGCTCGCTCAGCCTATCGACTGCAGTTCGAAGGGTCCATCACTATGGATGGATACAAATTGATTTGGTCCAGTTGGGCCCCTGGCAAATGCCGCTTCTTCATCTGGACGGTCATGCTTGGTAGGATCTTGATGGCCGACGCGCTCTTGCGGCGCGGATGGGAGAATGATTACTTTTGTCCTCTTTGTGAGCGCAATCTGGAAACACCATCTCACTTGTTCATTGAATGTCCATGGTCGAGGGTTGTTTGGGATTCCTTCGCCTTGCTAGCGGAGATGCCTGCCCTCACTCCGGCGGCTTGGACGGGACAGTCTACCTTCTCGACCTGGATGCAGAGGTGCTATGACACCATGGTGAAGGTAAAACAAAGAGGGCTTATGTCATTAATACACTTGATCACTTAGGAAATTTGGCGGGAAAGAAATAGGAGGGTCTTCCAAAAGGAGTTCTTGTCTACGGAGGGTTTTACCCGTAAGCTTAGGGATGAAATCAGGCTATGGAACTTGGCCGGTGCTGGGATTCCTTTTGATCCCAGCTGAGTGTTCCTTTTTTTATCTTCTTTTTACCGCCTTGTCTCTTGGCTGGCGTTTAACCCAGTTGGGTTGTCTCTGTACTCTGTTAACCCCTTCTGATCAATGAATTTGGCAAGCTTTGCCGACATTCAAAAAAAAAATACTCTATATGTGAGGTGCGGGCTCCCTTTTTCAGTTTATTGCAACAACAAAAAGTTGAGTATGACCAAATTTACGGTATCTGATCGGGTCTTTTGTTACCTCCGAAACGCTAAAACAATAGTTACTATTGAGTACGAGCCCTTTTACGGTATTAGCGAGAGTTGCTCTTAAGTTTTAGAGAAATATTTACCAGTAACGCCCTCCAAGCATGCCCAATAGCGATTTAAACGTGTTAATATTTTTTACAGAGGCACGTGATAACTCGACATTCACAATTCAAAAACATGCTTGCAAAATTGTTCTTTTTTCAGATGCTCTGTTTTTGCATCCTTGTTGATCGCAACAAGTTTCACTCCAAGAGATCTAAATAATATTTCGCTACAAATACGTGCAAAGTGCGTAAGCAAAATCCAACTTGCGTCTTCATCGAACCGCCTTTTTCTCTCAGCGACGCATCATCCTAACCTCAAAAAGGGAAGAAACGCGGAGAAAAGTAAAGTTACTATGCTGCATCTCATGCTACAACGTGACCACGCCTACATTTTACATACACGGAAAGCGAATATTCATCTCGTGAAGAACACGCTACACACGTCGCATTTGACGACACTGACTGAAAAGTTTCTCGACTTGGAAAGCAGAGCCCATGGAAGGAGATAATGTAACAAATGAAATAATTCTATTAATAATGACCTCGAGCATACAGTATGTAGCAAGATAACATGGCAATGTCATGTCATGTCACTCTCTCCGCAGCCTCTAAAAAATGAATCTCGTTGTATAAACAACAGTACTACTAATGAAAACAGAGTGGCACTCCCGCGGCGGTCGAGCGAGGACCGCTGCATCTAGAAcatgacggcggcggcgacggcaccGGCGACGGCGACGAAGCTGACGGAGGAGGCGTAGACGGTGGAGCTGGCGGGGGTGGTGCCGCTGGGCGCGCCGGCAGGTGCGCCCGCGGGTGCTCCGGCGACCGCGGAAGGCGTCATCGCGGAAGGAGCGCCGGTGGGGGCGTCGGTGGGCGGGGCCGGGGGAGAGGCCATCGGGGACGGCGCGGATGCGGTCGGGGGCGACCTCGTCGGGGGCGCCGGCAGCGGGGCCATCTTGGGCGCCGGCATGGGACcctgcgcggcggcggcgatggccagGAGGGCGACGATGGCGGCGACCACGGCGAAGCGAGCCATTTGGTTGGTGCTGGTGGGCGGAAGGAAAGCTGGCTGAGCTTCGCAGACGACGGACGGAGTGCTCTGGCCGGCTCTCTGTGTAGAAGCTGTGGGAGGGAGAGGTGTGCTGCGCTGCGAGTTGTGAGTTGGAGCGGGGGAGAGGCCGccatttatagcgggagaagCAAGGGTTTAGCCGATGGCGCGTCATTAGCGGGGTCGCTGTCACGCGGCGTCGTGCGAGACACTCTGCGACGAGACCAGGCTGCCTGTGAGCGCAGGGTTACCGTTAGCGGCGCTGGCCATGTCGACAGCGGCACCGCGTCGCGGGGTCCAACGGCTAGCTCGGGGGCCACGTGGTTTGTTGGATCGCCAACGGACGCGGTGGATCCATCCGGGACTTCCCGTTGGGATCGACGTGACGTGATCCTTTGGGCGGTGGGCCGGCCGGACGGGCGCCGACTAGCCGTTGTGGTAGGTTCCGTCGTTCAACGGCCGGGAGGAGGTGCTGTCCAGGCAGATGGCACGACAGAAATATGAATAGAAATTATACGTGGTCCAGTCTCGGGCGGCGCGATGATTCGCGAATATTGTGGCCATGTGATCGACCGTTTGTTTGTCTGGAAAACGTCATGTGAACGGTCGTACTGTTCGCAGCATATACGGCTGGACCGCGTTCGCACGGTGACTGGCCGAGTAAATAAACTACACTATAGTAACTCATTTACAGTACTGCACACGACGATGTTGAACCGGACCGGGCTACGGCCTCTGCTTCCGCTGGGATCATCCTTGCATTATTACCGTTGCGGAGGAGAGCGTTTGTTTCGGTGTTTGGGTATGTCCACGACAGACAGTAGTGGACAGTGCCAATCGCCGTGGGGGGACGAACCGTGAGAGCAAACAAACTTTGGAACGGCCTGGCTCCGGCTGGAAAGCTGGGCGTGCGAGGTCGACATGAGCTGTATGAAGCGAGG
This genomic window from Aegilops tauschii subsp. strangulata cultivar AL8/78 chromosome 4, Aet v6.0, whole genome shotgun sequence contains:
- the LOC109770417 gene encoding uncharacterized protein, yielding MARFAVVAAIVALLAVTAAAQAPGAAPLPAPPARSPATAPAPVATPPTAASPSPMASPPAPPTDAPTDAPSAMTPSAVSATPEGAPAGAPSGTPASSAVYTSSVSFLAVAGAVAAAIVF
- the LOC109770418 gene encoding uncharacterized protein, translating into MARFAVVAAIVALLAIAAAAQGPMPAPKMAPLPAPPTRSPPTASAPSPMASPPAPPTDAPTGAPSAMTPSAVAGAPAGAPAGAPSGTTPASSTVYASSVSFVAVAGAVAAAVMF